The following coding sequences lie in one Rutidosis leptorrhynchoides isolate AG116_Rl617_1_P2 chromosome 4, CSIRO_AGI_Rlap_v1, whole genome shotgun sequence genomic window:
- the LOC139844854 gene encoding phosphatidylglycerophosphate phosphatase PTPMT2-like: protein MYIEELKEGDGDVVFSGEFTGGGAVVVSSTKRVLVGAGARALFYPTLFYNVVRNRFQTEFRWWDRVDQFVLLGAVPFPTDVFRLKALGVCGVVTLNESYETLVPTSLYHDHGIDHLVIPTRDYLFAPSYDDICKAVEFIHDNACAGKTTYVHCKAGRGRSTTIVLCYLVKHRQMTPDAAYEYVKSIRPRVRLAAMQWQAVQDYYYDILNQRPKFKIKPEFEPFDDAAVVLVSHSDVEGYKESFDLGLVHNNILVELSSVCRAQFVSQAAVAGLSYFWHRIHDAVEKIPTKELASSEQLTDVGINIRVH from the exons ATGTATATTGAGGAGTTAAAAGAGGGCGATGGTGATGTGGTGTTTTCCGGTGAATTTACCGGCGGTGGTGCGGTGGTGGTATCGAGCACGAAAAGGGTGTTGGTCGGAGCAGGGGCTCGTGCTCTATTTTACCCAACACTTTTCTATAATGTTGTTAGAAACAGGTTTCAGACTGAATTCAGGTGGTGGGATCGTGTTGATCAG TTTGTATTGTTAGGTGCTGTACCTTTTCCGACCGACGTTTTCCGGTTGAAAGCCCTAGGTGTCTGTGGCGTCGTTACTCTAAATGAGTCGTATGAGACTTTGGTTCCGACATCATTGTATCAT GATCATGGGATTGATCATTTGGTGATTCCTACAAGAGATTATTTATTTGCTCCATCGTATGATGATATTTGCAAAGCTGTGGAGTTTATACATG ATAATGCGTGTGCCGGTAAAACAACTTATGTGCATTGCAAGGCTGGACGGGGGCGCAGTACCACCATTGTTTTGTGTTACTTG GTAAAGCACAGGCAGATGACACCAGATGCTGCATACGAGTATGTGAAATCCATTCGACCAAGGGTGCGCCTAGCCGCCATGCAGTGGCAGGCTGTACAAGATTACTATTATGACATATTGAATCAACGCCCAAAATTCAAAATAAAACCAGAGTTCGAACCATTTGATGATGCAGCCGTTGTTTTGGTGTCACATTCAGACGTTGAGGGTTACAAAGAGAGTTTTGACTTGGGTTTGGTACATAACAATATCCTAGTTGAACTTAGCTCGGTTTGCAGGGCACAGTTTGTTAGCCAGGCTGCTGTTGCTGGACTTTCGTACTTTTGGCATCGAATTCATGATGCCGTTGAAAAAATTCCGACAAAAGAATTGGCGAGTTCTGAACAATTGACAGATGTCGGGATCAACATTCGTGTTCATTAG